One region of Corynebacterium capitovis DSM 44611 genomic DNA includes:
- a CDS encoding tRNA adenosine deaminase-associated protein: MSQDFADGFAVTVAAQNGTWVVRPFDDPFDTLDTAISAVRGLRNEGAAFAMLDVEEEYAVIVRPGPSGVRVLISDATMAVDDDFAAEVLDTAGIDVPDIDPGDLDDVDGWADGDFGILADLGLSEQLAEVLIDSGDDPSDIIERIADELGFADALADCLE, from the coding sequence ATGAGCCAGGATTTCGCTGATGGGTTCGCCGTCACCGTCGCCGCCCAGAACGGAACCTGGGTGGTGCGCCCGTTCGACGACCCCTTTGACACCCTGGACACGGCCATCTCCGCGGTGCGTGGCCTGCGCAATGAGGGCGCCGCGTTCGCCATGTTGGACGTCGAGGAGGAGTACGCGGTCATCGTCCGGCCCGGCCCGAGCGGGGTGCGCGTCCTCATCTCCGACGCCACTATGGCCGTTGATGACGACTTCGCTGCCGAGGTGCTCGACACCGCCGGCATCGACGTCCCCGACATCGACCCTGGCGACCTCGACGACGTCGATGGCTGGGCCGATGGCGATTTCGGGATCCTCGCGGACCTCGGTCTGTCGGAGCAGCTGGCGGAAGTCCTCATCGACAGCGGGGATGACCCCTCGGACATCATCGAGCGCATCGCGGACGAGCTGGGTTTCGCCGACGCGCTCGCCGACTGCCTTGAGTGA
- a CDS encoding nucleoside deaminase, with product MGRALEVARSTPLGDVPVGAVVYDRQGREVAWGVNRREAKGDPTAHAEVEAIRAAARALGTWRLDGCELVVTVEPCTMCAGAMVGARVGSLVFGAWEPKTGAVGSIVDVLRDPHHLHRVEVRGGVRTAEAATLLRGFFDQLR from the coding sequence ATGGGTCGCGCTCTTGAGGTCGCACGGAGCACTCCGCTTGGCGACGTCCCCGTGGGCGCGGTTGTCTACGACCGGCAGGGGAGGGAAGTGGCGTGGGGAGTGAACCGTCGAGAAGCGAAAGGCGACCCTACAGCCCACGCCGAGGTAGAGGCGATCCGTGCGGCGGCGCGGGCGCTGGGGACGTGGCGCCTGGACGGGTGCGAGCTGGTGGTCACCGTGGAACCGTGCACAATGTGCGCGGGGGCCATGGTGGGTGCGCGGGTGGGCAGCCTCGTGTTCGGGGCGTGGGAGCCGAAGACGGGCGCGGTCGGGTCGATTGTGGACGTGCTGCGGGACCCGCACCACCTGCACAGGGTCGAGGTGCGCGGGGGTGTGAGGACGGCCGAGGCCGCGACGCTGCTGCGGGGGTTCTTCGACCAATTAAGGTGA
- a CDS encoding prephenate dehydrogenase, with product MIDNSPRAPRPYCLIGLGLIGGSIMRDVSARGQAVFGYNHSRSGARRAQREGFDVSDNLSETLQRAADEGALIIVATPMHAVASVLDAVAEHAPECGLTDVVSVKRPVYSLVKERGLESRYVGGHPMAGTENSGWGASQEGLFANAAWAVTYDYAAELDEAGRFVSAEWADLFNQVCSLAALTGAEAVPVSVGRHDEAVARVSHLPHVIAEALSIVGDKGGTLAQSLSAGSFKGATRVAGTDPALVRNMVETNATALVPTLDELIVLLQDARDGLARETPVMKDLAEAGNRAYTRMAARTGARRESVSPVRISSRPVMRIHPGAPGWVNQLRQVESLGGRVEVF from the coding sequence GTGATCGACAATTCCCCGCGCGCGCCCCGGCCCTACTGCCTCATCGGTCTCGGCCTCATCGGCGGCTCCATCATGCGCGATGTCTCCGCGCGGGGCCAGGCGGTGTTCGGGTACAACCACTCCCGGTCCGGTGCGCGGCGCGCCCAGCGGGAAGGCTTCGACGTCTCCGACAACTTGAGCGAGACCTTGCAGCGGGCGGCTGACGAGGGTGCGCTGATCATCGTCGCAACCCCGATGCACGCCGTCGCGTCCGTGCTCGACGCCGTGGCGGAGCACGCGCCGGAGTGTGGCCTGACGGATGTTGTCAGCGTGAAGCGTCCCGTATACTCCCTGGTCAAAGAGCGCGGCTTGGAGTCGCGCTACGTCGGCGGGCACCCCATGGCCGGGACGGAGAACTCGGGGTGGGGGGCCTCCCAGGAAGGCTTGTTTGCCAACGCGGCGTGGGCGGTGACCTACGACTACGCCGCCGAGCTCGACGAGGCGGGGCGTTTCGTGTCCGCGGAGTGGGCCGATCTGTTCAACCAGGTGTGCAGCCTGGCCGCGCTGACCGGCGCTGAAGCCGTCCCCGTCTCGGTGGGACGCCACGACGAGGCCGTCGCGCGGGTGTCCCACCTGCCCCACGTGATCGCGGAAGCGCTGTCCATCGTCGGCGACAAGGGCGGCACCTTGGCCCAGTCCCTGTCCGCCGGTTCCTTCAAGGGTGCCACCCGCGTTGCAGGCACCGACCCCGCACTCGTGCGCAACATGGTGGAGACCAACGCCACCGCACTGGTTCCCACCCTCGACGAGCTCATCGTCTTGCTGCAGGACGCCCGCGACGGCCTCGCGCGCGAAACCCCCGTCATGAAGGATCTCGCCGAGGCCGGCAACCGCGCCTACACCCGCATGGCCGCCCGTACTGGGGCGCGTCGCGAGTCGGTGTCCCCCGTGCGCATCTCCTCGCGCCCGGTCATGCGCATCCACCCCGGCGCGCCCGGCTGGGTGAACCAACTGCGGCAAGTTGAGTCGCTCGGGGGCCGGGTTGAGGTGTTCTAG
- a CDS encoding CsbD family protein, whose translation MAFEGKADQIKGGAKEALGDVTDNRNLENEGKADQLGGDIKEKVAGARDAIKDKANEVAGKIQDKRDEN comes from the coding sequence ATGGCTTTTGAAGGCAAGGCAGACCAGATCAAGGGTGGCGCCAAGGAAGCTCTCGGCGACGTTACTGACAACAGGAACCTCGAGAACGAGGGCAAGGCAGACCAGCTTGGTGGTGACATCAAGGAAAAGGTCGCCGGCGCGCGCGACGCTATCAAGGACAAGGCGAACGAGGTCGCCGGTAAGATCCAAGACAAGCGCGACGAGAACTAA